The Clostridium cylindrosporum DSM 605 genome includes the window TATAACACTCTACTTTATCCCCTTCTTTTAGGTATTTTGGAGGATTCATTCCCATACCAACGCCATCGGGAGTTCCTGTAGATATAATATCTCCTCTTTTTAATGTAATTCCTTTAGATAATTCACTTACTATAGTATCAATATCAAAAATCAACTTCTCTGTTGTTGAGTCCTGTCTTAAATTATCATTAACCCTACACTGAATCTTTAGTTTTGGTGGATATGGAATCGAATCCTTATGTAAAACATATGGACCAATAGGACAAGTACCATCTAAACTTTTTCCTCTAAACCACTGTACATGCTTTCGCTGTATGTCCCTTGCAGAAATATCATTTATAATAGTATATCCAAAAATGTACTTATGAACCTTATTTTTAGGAATATTACTACCTTCTTGCCCAATTATTATTCCAAGTTCTGCTTCATAATCTAAAGAAGAAGTTATTTCTTTATGTAACTTTATATTTTCAAATGGTCCAACTGACTTATCTACCATCTTTGTAAAGAATACAGGATGCTCTGGAATATTATGTTCAGCATCTATAGAATTTGCTATTTCATCAATATGTTCTTTGTAATTTTTTCCAATGCATATTACATTTCTTTTTGGATGTAGTATAGGAGATGTTAATACTACATCACTTAATTTTATTCCTTCATGTCCTGAAGCATCCTTTAATAAAGCAATGTATTTAGCGGAAAAGTTCTCAATTAAATCAATTAAAGAAGCAAATTCTTTGCCTATTAAATCTTTTATAGGAATAACATTATCACCTTGAACTATACCTATATACTTATCACCTTTATATATAAAACTTGCAAATAGCATAACACTTCCTCCTTATAATAAGATCATTACTAATTATACTACTAATTTTTCATAACTAAAAATAAATATAAGCCCTATAGACATACTTCCTATAGGGCTTAACAAAATATAAATTAAATTTTTCTTTTAAGAAGATTTAGTTTAATCAACTGTATTGTTAATATTACTATGCTAGAAAAAACTAAAACGTAATATGATAATAAAGTGTCAGAATCTAGATTAATTGAAGCTATAGTAATTAAGCTACTTAAAATAACAAATGCTAAAGTTTCTTTAAAGTTCACTTTATATTTATAATTAATAACCATAGTAAATACAAAAGATATTGTTAAGAATATTAACAAATAAATCAAAATACTTCTTAAACCTTCATTGTTATACACACTATTTCTATAGGTTAATGATCTTACAATTCCCATTCTACTTCTAGATAAATAGTATATAGTAATAGCAAATAATATCCCTAGAATTTGAATTAAAGTTCCAACTAACTTAATTATACTCTTTATATTCATAAGTAAATACCTATCTTTACTATTTCTTTGGAGTTCCTACTTCTATTGGATTTGCTGGATTCCCTGTATTTCCACTCCATTCATTCCATCCACCATCATATAGTGATATATTCTTAAGTCCCATTGCGTCTGCGTATAATAAAACTTCAGCGGCTCTCCATCCTGTTCCGCAGTAGAAAGATAGTCTTTGGTTAGGAGTTATACCCCCTTCTTTCCACATTGAAAGTATTTCATCTTTATTACGCATTGTATTATCTAAATTTCTAAAATCATCTAAATTTGAATTATCTGTTCCTGCATGTCCCCATACTGAACCCGCTGGGCGTCCCTTTGGCTTAATATAGTCATATCCTGATGTCTTTCCTATAAATTCATCCCAACTTCTAATATCAACTAGCTTGCTATTATTTTTATCTGCTAGTATTTTCTTAGCCTCTGAAAGATCTACTATATATCCCTTATTTAGAGCAGTAGTTGCTCCAAATGATTTTACAGGCTCTCTTTTATTTGATGTTTTTTCAAGTTCATAGCCAGCCTTTTCCCACTTAGCTGTACCACCATTTAATAGTCTAACGTCTTTTACCCCAATATACTTAAGAATTGCACCTACTCTTGCTGCAGGCATTGGGTCCATTCCATAAACTACAACTGTTGTATCAACTGTTATTCCTGTATCTTCGGCAAACTTTATTAATTCTTTATCTGAAAGACGGTTCCATAAAGGACCTTTTTCTACATAGTCAGTATTAATATGAACTGCACCCTTTATATGACCCTTTTTTAAGTAGTCAGGTGAATCCTTTTCTTCTCCCCAAGATGCTTCAAGTATCTTGTATCCTTTTCCAGCATATCCTTCTGGATTTTTGCCATCAATTAGATCCTTTACCCACGAAGGAGTAACAATCATTTGATAATTTTCGTATGATTCCATAGGCTTACCTTCATCATTTGCCCATTCTTTTATATCATATGTATAAAGATTTTTGTATCCTTTACTTGAAAGGTACTTTGCAACTACAATTGCATCCTTACCGTTTGCATCATAAAGAACTATATTTTTTTCAGGTGATATCCCTTTAACCTTTATAGCTCCTTCTAGTCTTTTTTCTTTATTTTTACTATCAACAGAAAGCCAAGCCGCTGAAAAGTCCTTGGCACCTTTAATATGGCCACCTCTTTTAACTCCATCAAGCTTCCAACCATTAAAAGCATCATTTTCCCTTGTATCAACAACTACCCAATCACTTTTATTAATATTTTTTTCTAAATCCCCAGTACTAATCTTTTTAAGGTTATTTTCCTTCTTTGACTTTTCTGTAGTTTTACAGGCAGTAAAAACTGACATTGTAAATACTAGTGTTAAAGCCATTACCAATAACTTTGTACCTCTTTTCAAATTTATTCCCCCTTATATAAAACTTACATAGATAAGGTTATCATCAGAATAATAATTAGTAAACATAATTCCAGTTACTATTCCATTTACTAATAATAACCTTTTTTTATATTGTATTTCCCTATATAAATGCTTTTAAATTAAATATAAAAAACACCGATATTTCGTTAAACAAACAAAGTATCGGTGTTTTAAACTATATCATCTTTTCTATAAACTGCTTTATTCTTGGGTGACTTGGATTTTCAAATATATTTTCAGGTGCAGTATTCGCGATTATTTCTCCCTTATCAAAGAATACTATTCTATCTGAAACTTCCCTCGCAAATGCCATCTCGTGAGTAACTATAAGCATAGTCATATTTTCCTCTGCAAGATCCTTTATAACCTTAAGAACTTCTCCAACAAGTTCTGGGTCAAGTGCAGAAGTTGGCTCATCAAATAGCATTATATCTGGTTTCATAGCAAGTGCTCTTGCTATAGCTACTCTTTGCTTTTGTCCCCCAGATATTTGACAAGGATATGAATTAATCTTATCTAATAATCCAACCTTATCTAAAAGCTTTTTAGCTTCTTCTATAGCAGTCTTTCTATCTATTTTCCCTACAACCATAGGA containing:
- a CDS encoding rhodanese-like domain-containing protein codes for the protein MSVFTACKTTEKSKKENNLKKISTGDLEKNINKSDWVVVDTRENDAFNGWKLDGVKRGGHIKGAKDFSAAWLSVDSKNKEKRLEGAIKVKGISPEKNIVLYDANGKDAIVVAKYLSSKGYKNLYTYDIKEWANDEGKPMESYENYQMIVTPSWVKDLIDGKNPEGYAGKGYKILEASWGEEKDSPDYLKKGHIKGAVHINTDYVEKGPLWNRLSDKELIKFAEDTGITVDTTVVVYGMDPMPAARVGAILKYIGVKDVRLLNGGTAKWEKAGYELEKTSNKREPVKSFGATTALNKGYIVDLSEAKKILADKNNSKLVDIRSWDEFIGKTSGYDYIKPKGRPAGSVWGHAGTDNSNLDDFRNLDNTMRNKDEILSMWKEGGITPNQRLSFYCGTGWRAAEVLLYADAMGLKNISLYDGGWNEWSGNTGNPANPIEVGTPKK
- a CDS encoding amino acid ABC transporter ATP-binding protein, producing MIKIDNINKSFKDLDVLKNASLDVKKGEVISIIGPSGSGKSTFLRCISNLEIIDDGQIIVEGIQTAGIKEDGTKVKPKEARVGLKKVGMVFQSFNLFPHKTVLENVIESPMVVGKIDRKTAIEEAKKLLDKVGLLDKINSYPCQISGGQKQRVAIARALAMKPDIMLFDEPTSALDPELVGEVLKVIKDLAEENMTMLIVTHEMAFAREVSDRIVFFDKGEIIANTAPENIFENPSHPRIKQFIEKMI
- a CDS encoding fumarylacetoacetate hydrolase family protein translates to MLFASFIYKGDKYIGIVQGDNVIPIKDLIGKEFASLIDLIENFSAKYIALLKDASGHEGIKLSDVVLTSPILHPKRNVICIGKNYKEHIDEIANSIDAEHNIPEHPVFFTKMVDKSVGPFENIKLHKEITSSLDYEAELGIIIGQEGSNIPKNKVHKYIFGYTIINDISARDIQRKHVQWFRGKSLDGTCPIGPYVLHKDSIPYPPKLKIQCRVNDNLRQDSTTEKLIFDIDTIVSELSKGITLKRGDIISTGTPDGVGMGMNPPKYLKEGDKVECYIENIGYLINTVK